AGGGTGGAACCTTCGACTGGTAAAATAAAAGCACTAGAACCTGTTGCGATAATGAGTTTGTCATATGTAAGAGTACGACTCTTTTCTGTGATAATGATTTTATCTTCTCGGTTAATACTTTGAACTCTTTCATTTGTATACAAAGTTATTTCGTTTTCTTCGTACCAACTATATTCATTCATAATGATATCTTGCATATTTGTTTTGCCTTGTAAAACATGAGAGAGCATAATGCGGTTGTAGTTTGGATGCGGTTCATCTCCCAAAATAGTAATCTCATATGAATCACTATCATGTTTTAATATTTCTTCCATACAGCGTATGCCAGCCATACCATTTCCGATCATAACTAAACGTTTTTTCATATTTATTTCCCCTTTTATGTGAATTGCTGAACAAAGTATTATATTCTCATTATAGAAAATCAAAAAAGGGGAAGATGTGATGTTTATCACATTTTTATAATGATTCACAAATTGTTAAAATTCGGATTTATGTGAAGGGAGAAGCGAAAGGGAATTTGGTTATATGGATAGAGGGGGAGGGGAAGTATAAATAAAGTGAAGGACATGAGCATTTATACTCATGTCCTTCACTTTATTTATGCTTTTGTAATTGCACGCGGAAATAAAATATTATTTTCTAAATGAATATGCTCAAATAAATCAGATTCAATGGCTTCAAGGCGCTGGTAAACAAGGCGATAAGTGCCGCAAGCTCCTTCTGGTGGAGTAAAGTCATCTGTCACCCTACGAAGTTCTTTAATAATATTGCCAGCATGGTTATGTTCATTCTCCAACTCATCTACTACTTTACGTAACTTTGTATAGTTTTCATCAGTTGGATTTCGTTCGAATTCTAAAATTAATGGGAAATCCTCTGTTTCTTCTTTAATTAAATGTTGTTCTAATTCAATCTTAAGTTCATGAAATAGTTTATGAGTTTGAGCTAAATGAGGCTGATTTGCCCCATGAACACGTAATACCTTAGTCACATATGGACTTAACTGTGGCAACTCTTCATTCAAATAGCGATGATGCTTATTAATTACATAATCAATCAATTCACGATATGAAGCATTTTTCCAATCAATTTCCGATTCATTTAATAGTTTCGTTTTATGATAAAGCGTATTTAACTCTGTAATTA
This genomic interval from Bacillus cereus contains the following:
- the ric gene encoding iron-sulfur cluster repair di-iron protein, which encodes MEHTFTETSIVGEIVTQFPKASDLFKSYRIDFCCGGNRPLIDAINERNLSASEVITELNTLYHKTKLLNESEIDWKNASYRELIDYVINKHHRYLNEELPQLSPYVTKVLRVHGANQPHLAQTHKLFHELKIELEQHLIKEETEDFPLILEFERNPTDENYTKLRKVVDELENEHNHAGNIIKELRRVTDDFTPPEGACGTYRLVYQRLEAIESDLFEHIHLENNILFPRAITKA